TAAGCCATCAATAAGCGACTTAAAATACATCATTGTACCGCCAACCAATACAGGTACTTTACCTTGCTTATGAAATAGATCAATCTTTTCAATGGCATCACGGCGAAAATCTGCTACTGAATAACTATCTGCTGGGTCAATAATATCGATCAAATGATGCGGCGCACGAGCTAGCTCTTCTGCATTTGGTTTTGCAGTGCCGATATCCATATCTTTATAGACTAATGCTGAATCAACACTGATTACTTCTGTGTTTAAATGCTCACACAGCGAAATTGCTAAGTCTGTTTTCCCTGCAGCGGTTGGTCCCATTAAAAAAATGACGGGTAAGTTATTCAAGCCTAAATACCTTGCTTAGTTTAAAAACTGAGATAGATCTATTTTAACTGCTTTTTGACGTAAACGTTGCATAGTTTGTGGATTATTTTCTAACCGAGTCACTTGCTCCATAAAGGCTTGACTTGCGTAATAGCGTTTTGGAATTTGCTGTGTTAACCATTCTAGCCATTTATCCAGTGAACTTAGCGATGATTTGCAGCCGCTAATCAGGCACTCAATAGCATGACTCACATCAAGTAAATACACACAAGGCGGGAGCCTTTTAACCATCACAAATTGCTTTTCAATAACCAAATCAAAACCGAGTAAGGTAAACCACGACTGCTGAGCATTTAAGGCGCTAATGTCATCAGCACTTGCATTCACTCGCACAGGCAACAACAAAGCTTTGCCATCAAGGCTGCCAGCTTGTTCTACTTGCACTTGCCAGTCGAGTGCTAAAGCATACTTAAAGTGCGCAGCAAATAGCTGGTTATCTTCACTAAATACGCATTCACCTTCTCGTACGTGAATGAGTTTGGCAAGCTTAGCTTGCTCAGCAACCGGTGCTGCAATGCTTGGTTCAGGGCGTACTTGGTCAAAATGCGCGGCATGTTGCTCACTGATCCCTTGATAAAAAGCATTCACATCTTGATGCGATGTTTTACTGCGCCCTTGGCTGTCGCTACCAAAACCACCTCCAGAACGACCTGTTGTACCAGAATAACTTGTTAAACGTGTCGGTTGTAATTCAGATTTGGGGTAATCATACTGCTCTGCTGGCACTGATTGATTCAAACTTGGCTGCGTGCTGCTTAGGTTTGTCTCATCAAACGAAGCATGTTGAAAAGCAGTTTCATTATGTTCGGTAAAACCGGCTTCATGCTGAAGCGGCACTACAACTTGTTTTATTGCCTGCAGAATAAAATCATGTACTAAGCGACCTTGATGAAACCGTACTTCATGTTTAGCCGGGTGCACATTAACATCGACCTGGCGTGGATCAATATCAATATAAATTACAAATCCTGGAAGCTCTTCTGATCCAGCAACTTCTTCAAAAGCTTGGCGAATCGCATGCAAAATGAGTTTATCGCGCATCATGCGATTATTGACATAGGTATATTGAGTGCTATTTGCTGAACCCACTGGTAATACCCAGCCTCGTAGCATCAAGCCTGCTTCACCTGATTGAATATGCAAACCCTGCTCACTGAACGCCTTACCAGCAACTTGCGCTACACGTGTTATTGCGTGCTCAGGGTTTGGCTTTGCACGGTATTGACGCACAACTTTGCCGTTGTGTGTAAGAGTAATAGATACATCAAAGCGACTCAACGCGATACGCTTTATTAGCTCATCGATATGTGAAAACTCAGTTTTCTCGGTGCGAAGAAACTTTCGCCGCGCAGGGGTATTAAAAAATAAGTCTTTTACCTCAATGGTGGTGCCATCGGGATGTGCAGTTGGCTTGATTTGCACCGCCATATCGCGTCCTTCAGCAAACGCTTGCCATGCGGCTTCTTGTTGTTTTGGTTTTGAACTCAAAGTTAGCCGTGATACTGAGCTAATAGAAGCGAGTGCTTCACCACGAAAACCCAGTGAACAGATGTTCTCTAAATCATCAAGTGACTTAAGTTTACTTGTAGCATGGCGCGACAAAGCTAATGTCAGCTCATCTTTATTAATGCCCGAACCATTATCGCGAATGCGAATCAGCTTATGACCACCGCGCTCAATATCGATTTGAATGCGCGTTGCGCCGGCATCTAAACTGTTTTCGACTAGCTCTTTAACAACAGATGCGGGGCGTTCAACCACCTCACCCGCAGCAATTTGGTTAGCCAATCGCGCGGGTAGTATTTCTATGCTCATAGTGTTCCTAACACGAAAATTGACTAGCTTTGAGGAATATCAAGCTCTTGACCAATAAACAAGGTATTCGATTTTAACTTGTTGGCCGTTTTTAGCTTACTAACAGAGGTGTTGTATCTGCTTGCCAAAATACTTAACGACTCACCGGGACGTACTTTATGTTTAGTCGGAAACTGCGCTTTTAACTTAGCAAATAACGAGTCATCTGGCGGGTTTTGCATATAGTAATTTTTAATCGAAGTGAAAATTGCTTTTGCTAAACGCTCCTGATGCTGCGCCGTTTTTAGCATTCGCTCTTCGCGCGGGTTCGAAATAAACCCTGTTTCTACCAAAATAGACGGAATATCCGGTGATTTTAATACTGCAAGACTCGCCGCTTGTGGACGCTTCTTATGCATTTTAGCAACTTTTCTTAATTCGCTAACCACTTCTTCCGCAACACTAAAACCTGTTTTCATTGAGTGATCCATCGACATATCTAGCAGTGCTTGTGCTAAATATTTTTCGCTAGCAGTATCTTTTAACACACCAGCAGCACCACCTAAAAGCTCTGAGTGTTTTTCTTTATCCTCAATCCATTTACCAATTTCAGAATTAGCGCGACGCAGTGATAGCACCCAGACAGAAGCACCGTTTGGCTGCGGGCTGGTAAATGCGTCAGCATGAATCGACACAAAGAAGTCTGCTTTTTTCTTTCGAGCAATGCTAGTACGGGTGTTTAAATTGACAAAGTAGTCACTACGGCGAACCATGCGCGAAATCATGCCTTTTTCAGCATCTATCATTCGCTCCAGGCGCTTCGCTATTTGCAGCGTGATATCTTTTTCATACGTGCCTGACGGACCAATTGAGCCCGGGTCTTCACCACCATGGCCTGCGTCAATCGCAATGACGATATCGCGTTCTTGATGAAGCTCACGCTTTTTAACACTGGTATTGGTTGAAGCAACTGGTTCTGCCTTCGGCGTTTTATCCACAAGGTCAACCACTAAACGGTGTTTATATGGATCGGTCGGTAATAAAGCAAACACGACTGGTTTACTGGCACGAGCTAGTTCAAAAACAAAACGCACACTCT
The nucleotide sequence above comes from Pseudoalteromonas shioyasakiensis. Encoded proteins:
- the mutL gene encoding DNA mismatch repair endonuclease MutL; protein product: MSIEILPARLANQIAAGEVVERPASVVKELVENSLDAGATRIQIDIERGGHKLIRIRDNGSGINKDELTLALSRHATSKLKSLDDLENICSLGFRGEALASISSVSRLTLSSKPKQQEAAWQAFAEGRDMAVQIKPTAHPDGTTIEVKDLFFNTPARRKFLRTEKTEFSHIDELIKRIALSRFDVSITLTHNGKVVRQYRAKPNPEHAITRVAQVAGKAFSEQGLHIQSGEAGLMLRGWVLPVGSANSTQYTYVNNRMMRDKLILHAIRQAFEEVAGSEELPGFVIYIDIDPRQVDVNVHPAKHEVRFHQGRLVHDFILQAIKQVVVPLQHEAGFTEHNETAFQHASFDETNLSSTQPSLNQSVPAEQYDYPKSELQPTRLTSYSGTTGRSGGGFGSDSQGRSKTSHQDVNAFYQGISEQHAAHFDQVRPEPSIAAPVAEQAKLAKLIHVREGECVFSEDNQLFAAHFKYALALDWQVQVEQAGSLDGKALLLPVRVNASADDISALNAQQSWFTLLGFDLVIEKQFVMVKRLPPCVYLLDVSHAIECLISGCKSSLSSLDKWLEWLTQQIPKRYYASQAFMEQVTRLENNPQTMQRLRQKAVKIDLSQFLN
- a CDS encoding N-acetylmuramoyl-L-alanine amidase, producing the protein MARCTFKLLTILMFLFVSQVALAQNTINSVRVWPSPDSTRVVFDLNDKPDFSYFMLKNPARLVIDLKNTDKLDSLPAIPKKHQIVSKLRYSKPKDSKSVRFVFELARASKPVVFALLPTDPYKHRLVVDLVDKTPKAEPVASTNTSVKKRELHQERDIVIAIDAGHGGEDPGSIGPSGTYEKDITLQIAKRLERMIDAEKGMISRMVRRSDYFVNLNTRTSIARKKKADFFVSIHADAFTSPQPNGASVWVLSLRRANSEIGKWIEDKEKHSELLGGAAGVLKDTASEKYLAQALLDMSMDHSMKTGFSVAEEVVSELRKVAKMHKKRPQAASLAVLKSPDIPSILVETGFISNPREERMLKTAQHQERLAKAIFTSIKNYYMQNPPDDSLFAKLKAQFPTKHKVRPGESLSILASRYNTSVSKLKTANKLKSNTLFIGQELDIPQS